A DNA window from Chelativorans sp. AA-79 contains the following coding sequences:
- a CDS encoding DUF2243 domain-containing protein: protein MSSQSEKGSIGFPAEYHWAGYLLGFAIGGFFDGILLHQVLQWHHLLSGLQGGRFGDLRFQILSDGLFHLMMYLMALAGLFLLWWSRGVFARPNADRLIIADALIGFGAWHMLDGVVSHWLLGIHRIRMDSGIPLFWDLSWFLLFGVAFVAAGLFLRSRGGSGDGVRAGPAALTLLALVMGGGAALPPPRDAELLVVFRPGLSPADALSAVARVEGRLVWTDPSDQVWAIVLPEQARLLDLYRNGALLVSGSPVVAGCLNWVRR from the coding sequence TTGAGCAGCCAGTCAGAAAAGGGATCGATCGGATTCCCCGCCGAATATCACTGGGCGGGCTACCTGCTTGGTTTTGCAATCGGTGGCTTCTTCGATGGCATTCTGCTTCATCAAGTCCTGCAGTGGCACCACTTGCTCTCAGGGCTTCAGGGCGGGCGCTTTGGCGATCTCCGTTTCCAGATCCTTTCCGACGGCCTTTTCCATCTGATGATGTATCTGATGGCTCTGGCCGGGCTCTTTCTCCTCTGGTGGTCGCGCGGTGTCTTCGCCCGCCCGAACGCGGACAGGCTGATCATCGCCGATGCGCTGATCGGCTTTGGTGCCTGGCACATGCTCGACGGCGTGGTCTCGCACTGGCTTCTGGGAATCCATCGTATCCGGATGGATTCCGGGATTCCGCTCTTTTGGGACCTGTCTTGGTTCTTGCTGTTCGGCGTAGCCTTTGTGGCCGCGGGATTGTTTCTGCGGTCGCGCGGTGGCTCCGGCGACGGCGTGCGCGCGGGGCCGGCTGCGTTGACCCTGCTCGCCCTTGTCATGGGCGGCGGCGCGGCCTTGCCGCCGCCCCGCGATGCAGAGCTCCTGGTCGTCTTCCGGCCAGGGCTCTCTCCTGCCGATGCACTGTCTGCGGTGGCCAGGGTGGAGGGGCGCCTGGTCTGGACCGATCCTTCCGACCAGGTTTGGGCTATCGTCTTGCCGGAACAAGCCCGCCTGCTCGATCTTTACCGGAACGGCGCGCTTCTCGTGAGCGGCTCTCCGGTGGTGGCCGGTTGCCTCAACTGGGTCCGGCGATAG
- a CDS encoding MFS transporter has translation MNRTLPLVLAVALFMEHMDSTVIATSLPAIAEDIGTSPVTLKLALTTYLVALAVFIPVSGWMADRFGAKRLFRIAIGVFVLGSVACAASDSLLAFVLARFLQGMGGAMMTPVARLVLVRATPKNQLISAMAWLTVPALVGPVAGPPLGGFITTYFSWHWIFLINLPIGLAGILLSGRVLPEIEPEPGTKLDLKGFVLSGLAASGLVFGLSVISLPALPPSVGVATAVFGVLIGWLYVRHARAAAAPVLDLRLFSNQAFRAAIIGGSLFRIGVGAVPFLLPLMLQLRFGMTPFQSGLLTFASALGAIAMKFAASTALRAVGFRYTLICAAVLGSMLIAANAFFTPATPHGTIFVVLVAAGFFRSLFFTSNNALVFAEIGNREAAQATAISAAGQQISIAMGVAVGGGILEAAGYITGTVLGPGAFVSAFLIVAFVSALAIVPFLRLPADTGSAVSGHRQKRAEEQEQAMAAERST, from the coding sequence TTGAACCGTACCCTGCCGCTCGTCCTCGCCGTCGCTCTTTTCATGGAGCACATGGATTCCACCGTGATCGCCACCTCGCTGCCGGCGATCGCGGAGGACATCGGCACCAGTCCCGTGACCCTGAAACTGGCGCTCACCACTTACCTGGTGGCGCTTGCCGTCTTCATTCCCGTGAGCGGTTGGATGGCGGACCGGTTCGGCGCCAAACGCCTTTTCCGCATCGCCATCGGCGTGTTCGTGCTCGGTTCGGTGGCCTGCGCCGCCTCGGACTCGCTCCTGGCGTTCGTGCTGGCCCGCTTCCTGCAGGGGATGGGCGGCGCAATGATGACGCCGGTCGCCCGCCTGGTGCTTGTACGGGCAACCCCGAAGAACCAGCTCATTTCCGCCATGGCGTGGCTGACCGTGCCGGCTCTCGTCGGCCCGGTCGCCGGACCGCCCCTCGGCGGCTTCATCACCACCTATTTCTCCTGGCACTGGATCTTCCTGATCAACCTGCCCATCGGGCTTGCCGGTATCCTGCTATCCGGCCGCGTTCTGCCCGAGATCGAACCGGAGCCGGGCACGAAGCTCGACCTCAAGGGCTTCGTGCTTTCGGGACTGGCGGCCTCCGGCCTCGTCTTCGGCCTCTCGGTCATCAGCCTTCCCGCGCTGCCGCCCTCGGTCGGCGTTGCCACCGCTGTTTTCGGCGTGCTGATTGGATGGCTCTATGTGCGCCATGCACGCGCCGCCGCGGCCCCGGTGCTCGATCTGCGGCTTTTCTCCAACCAGGCCTTTCGCGCCGCGATCATCGGCGGCTCGCTGTTCCGTATCGGCGTGGGCGCGGTGCCGTTTCTGCTGCCGCTGATGCTTCAACTCCGCTTCGGGATGACGCCTTTCCAATCGGGCCTGCTCACTTTCGCCTCGGCGCTCGGAGCGATCGCCATGAAGTTCGCCGCCAGCACCGCCCTGCGCGCTGTGGGCTTCCGCTACACGCTTATCTGTGCGGCCGTCCTGGGCAGCATGCTGATCGCGGCCAACGCGTTCTTCACGCCGGCCACGCCGCACGGAACCATCTTTGTCGTGCTGGTGGCGGCGGGGTTCTTCCGCTCGCTCTTCTTCACCTCGAACAACGCGCTCGTCTTCGCGGAGATCGGCAACCGCGAAGCGGCGCAGGCGACAGCCATCTCCGCCGCCGGTCAGCAGATCAGCATCGCGATGGGGGTGGCGGTCGGCGGCGGCATTCTGGAGGCGGCGGGCTATATCACGGGGACCGTCCTCGGCCCCGGCGCCTTCGTCAGCGCCTTCCTGATTGTGGCCTTCGTCTCCGCGCTCGCCATCGTGCCTTTCCTGAGGCTGCCCGCCGACACCGGCAGCGCGGTGTCCGGCCACCGACAGAAGCGCGCGGAGGAACAGGAGCAGGCGATGGCGGCGGAACGCAGCACCTGA
- a CDS encoding RlmE family RNA methyltransferase, with product MLKTRVKKKSGLKNSSRRWLERHLNDPYVRRATAEGMRSRAAYKLIEIDDRRRILAPGMKVIDLGAAPGGWCQVAAERVKSDPGHPSVVGIDYLEMDPVPGAAVLQMDFLDNAAPGRLLEVLGGPPDVVLSDMAAPTTGHRRTDHLRTMQLCETAADFAISVLKPGGHFLAKTFQGGTEAELLTRLKRNFRSIHHVKPPASRDESVELYLLAKGFKGRDEWDGGSGA from the coding sequence ATGCTGAAGACGCGGGTGAAGAAGAAGAGCGGGCTCAAGAACTCCTCCCGCCGCTGGCTCGAGCGCCATCTCAACGATCCCTATGTCCGCCGTGCCACCGCCGAAGGCATGCGTTCGCGTGCCGCCTACAAGCTGATCGAGATCGACGACCGCCGCCGCATCCTCGCTCCGGGCATGAAGGTGATCGATCTTGGGGCGGCACCCGGCGGCTGGTGCCAGGTGGCCGCGGAGCGCGTGAAGTCCGACCCCGGGCATCCGAGCGTGGTCGGCATCGACTATCTGGAAATGGACCCGGTGCCCGGTGCCGCCGTCCTTCAGATGGATTTCCTGGACAATGCCGCGCCCGGCCGCCTGCTGGAAGTGCTGGGCGGGCCACCCGATGTGGTGCTGTCCGACATGGCCGCGCCGACCACCGGCCATCGCCGCACGGACCATCTGCGCACCATGCAGCTCTGCGAGACGGCGGCCGATTTCGCAATCTCGGTGTTGAAACCGGGTGGGCATTTCCTGGCAAAGACCTTCCAAGGCGGCACGGAGGCCGAGCTGCTGACGCGGCTCAAGCGGAACTTCCGCTCCATCCATCACGTCAAGCCGCCCGCCTCGCGCGACGAATCCGTGGAGCTCTATCTCCTCGCAAAGGGCTTCAAGGGCCGCGATGAGTGGGATGGTGGTTCCGGCGCTTGA
- a CDS encoding Ppx/GppA phosphatase family protein has translation MADAAPPKRRRRRRRRRGVFVRDSEPRPVRKDLPPGPVSLTPPPLSTELLLRRGRAYAARIARAHESESFYAALDLGTNNCRLLVAAPGRPGRFRVVDAFSRIVRLGEGLATSGRLSEAAMERAVEALAVCAQKLDGRRLAGARMIATEACRAAENGAHFLERVRRETGLELEIIDRQTEARLAVSGCGSLVSRETDGVVLFDIGGGSSEIALIDLSRHRTPKLADHIVSWTSLPTGVVSLAERFGGRHVTPESFEAMVVHVGEMLARFDGGGLLAHVAGTGRFHLLGTSGTVTTLAGVHLGLKRYDRRRVDGLWMDRESVDRIMDMILGWSFDERKANPCIGSERADLVLAGCAILEAIRRHWPAERLRVADRGLREGMLNEMMARDGVWRRRRSGACPA, from the coding sequence ATGGCCGATGCTGCTCCGCCGAAGCGCAGGCGCAGAAGAAGACGCCGGCGCGGCGTGTTCGTGCGTGATTCCGAGCCGCGCCCCGTGCGGAAGGATCTGCCGCCAGGGCCGGTTTCCCTCACCCCGCCGCCTTTGTCGACCGAACTCCTTTTGCGCCGCGGCAGAGCCTATGCGGCAAGGATCGCCCGCGCCCACGAATCGGAGTCGTTCTACGCCGCGCTTGATCTCGGCACCAACAATTGCCGGCTACTGGTGGCCGCGCCCGGCCGGCCCGGCCGTTTCCGCGTCGTCGACGCGTTCTCCCGCATCGTGCGGCTGGGCGAGGGGCTGGCGACCAGCGGACGCCTGAGCGAGGCTGCCATGGAGCGCGCCGTCGAAGCGCTTGCCGTCTGCGCGCAGAAGCTCGATGGCCGGAGGCTCGCGGGCGCACGCATGATTGCCACCGAGGCCTGCCGCGCCGCCGAAAATGGCGCCCACTTCCTCGAACGGGTGCGACGGGAAACGGGACTGGAGCTTGAGATCATCGACCGGCAGACGGAGGCGCGTCTCGCCGTCTCCGGCTGCGGCTCGCTCGTCTCGCGCGAGACCGATGGCGTCGTGCTCTTCGATATCGGCGGCGGCTCTTCCGAGATCGCGCTCATCGATCTTTCCCGCCATCGCACGCCCAAGCTCGCCGATCACATCGTTTCCTGGACCTCGCTTCCTACGGGCGTCGTCTCGCTTGCCGAGCGTTTCGGCGGCCGCCATGTCACACCGGAAAGCTTCGAGGCGATGGTGGTCCACGTTGGAGAGATGCTCGCCCGCTTCGACGGTGGCGGGCTGCTTGCCCATGTGGCCGGCACCGGCCGGTTCCATCTCCTCGGCACGTCAGGTACGGTGACCACGCTTGCGGGCGTGCATCTCGGGCTCAAGCGTTACGACCGCCGGCGCGTCGACGGCCTGTGGATGGATCGCGAGAGCGTGGATCGCATCATGGATATGATCCTCGGCTGGAGCTTCGACGAGCGCAAGGCCAATCCCTGCATCGGCTCGGAGCGGGCCGACCTCGTTCTCGCAGGCTGCGCCATCCTGGAAGCCATCCGCCGCCACTGGCCGGCAGAGCGCCTGCGCGTCGCCGACCGCGGCCTGCGCGAAGGCATGCTCAACGAGATGATGGCGCGCGACGGGGTCTGGCGGCGCAGGAGAAGCGGAGCCTGCCCGGCGTGA
- a CDS encoding IS5 family transposase, with the protein MAKQSLFWLSDEAWAALEPHLPHGQPGKPRVDDRRVISGILHVLKVGCRWRTFPLSTAPQRPSITATTAGPSAASGIASSRRWRQLALCRKSFPSTVPTSRRTAPPKAQKGAWAQAIGTSRGGRTSKIHCLADDRGRPVAFALTPGNIADIRMAIPLLEIARPTKRLIADKAYDADSLRQWLSGAKIKAVIPSSAARRTPYPLDRKAYRRRNVIERLFCKLKNWRRIATRYDRLAANYLSALALVAAISTWI; encoded by the coding sequence ATGGCAAAGCAGTCCTTGTTTTGGCTGTCGGATGAGGCATGGGCTGCGCTTGAGCCTCATCTGCCACACGGACAGCCCGGCAAGCCTCGTGTCGATGACCGCAGGGTCATATCCGGCATTCTCCATGTGCTGAAGGTTGGGTGCCGCTGGCGGACGTTCCCCCTGAGTACGGCCCCGCAAAGACCATCTATAACCGCTACCACCGCTGGTCCCAGCGCCGCATCTGGCATCGCATCTTCGAGAAGATGGCGGCAGTTGGCCCTGTGCCGGAAGAGCTTTCCATCGACAGTACCCACGTCAAGGCGCACCGCTCCGCCCAAGGCTCAAAAGGGGGCGTGGGCGCAAGCGATTGGCACGTCGCGTGGCGGAAGAACAAGCAAAATCCATTGTCTGGCCGATGATCGCGGCCGACCGGTCGCCTTTGCCCTGACACCTGGCAACATCGCCGACATCAGGATGGCGATCCCGCTGCTGGAAATAGCGCGCCCGACCAAACGGCTGATCGCCGACAAGGCCTATGACGCCGACAGTTTGCGACAGTGGCTTTCAGGAGCGAAGATCAAGGCCGTCATCCCATCCTCGGCAGCGCGAAGAACGCCCTATCCCCTAGACCGCAAGGCTTACAGACGGCGAAACGTCATCGAGCGCCTCTTTTGCAAGCTCAAGAACTGGCGGCGCATTGCAACCAGATACGACCGCCTCGCAGCCAACTACCTATCCGCCCTCGCTCTCGTCGCGGCAATCAGCACCTGGATATGA
- a CDS encoding MurR/RpiR family transcriptional regulator has protein sequence MNASPSSARSLESRIYAVYAQLAPSERRLADVMLQHQMDLALYTASELAREAGVSTATAARLIRTLGYPSYPEAKRQIREASHWGSPQGGAIDKPQDPVTTPTLASVVQTNIDNIRATADGIPPQTLAAIVDACVAADRIFLVGLRNGFGLAHYAAHFFGLIKDDVRVLPATGTSMAHELSAIGKGDHVICFAFRRRPRKLPLLLTEIRAAGAIATLITDISASESARAADHVVRCRCHSLAPFNSFTAAATIIDYLSWNAAARLGETSMERFRRIDRMVELMDDVATPKRDKS, from the coding sequence ATGAATGCCTCTCCCTCATCCGCGCGATCACTAGAATCGCGCATCTATGCAGTTTACGCGCAATTGGCACCGTCAGAGCGACGGCTAGCCGACGTGATGTTGCAGCACCAGATGGATTTGGCACTTTATACGGCAAGCGAATTGGCACGCGAGGCCGGTGTCTCCACGGCGACGGCGGCACGCCTGATCAGGACGCTGGGCTATCCTTCTTATCCAGAGGCCAAACGCCAGATCCGCGAGGCCAGCCATTGGGGCTCGCCGCAGGGCGGCGCGATCGACAAACCGCAGGATCCGGTAACAACGCCGACACTCGCTTCCGTCGTCCAGACCAATATCGACAACATCCGGGCGACCGCCGATGGCATCCCGCCGCAGACGCTGGCGGCGATCGTCGATGCCTGCGTTGCGGCCGACCGCATCTTCCTGGTCGGCCTGCGCAACGGCTTCGGCCTTGCGCACTATGCCGCGCATTTTTTCGGCCTGATTAAGGATGATGTCCGGGTATTGCCGGCGACCGGCACCTCCATGGCGCACGAATTGTCGGCCATCGGCAAAGGCGATCACGTCATCTGTTTCGCGTTCCGGCGCAGGCCGCGCAAATTGCCTCTGTTGCTGACGGAGATCCGGGCCGCGGGGGCTATCGCCACGCTCATCACCGACATCAGCGCTTCCGAGAGCGCGAGGGCGGCGGACCATGTGGTGCGATGCCGCTGCCACTCGCTGGCTCCCTTCAATTCCTTCACCGCGGCGGCGACCATCATCGACTATCTTTCATGGAATGCCGCCGCACGGCTTGGGGAAACGAGCATGGAACGCTTCCGCCGCATTGACCGCATGGTCGAACTGATGGACGACGTCGCCACGCCGAAGCGCGACAAGAGTTAG
- a CDS encoding aspartate/glutamate racemase family protein produces MKISIVNPNTSVAMTGEIGAAATRSASPDTELLVRRSLHGPEAIEGPFDGALCVPGLLKAIRQAEEDGAMAHVIACFDDTGLDAARALSRRPVVGVGEAALHMASLVAQEFCVVTTLSRSVPTLRMNILRCGFERRCPQVLASDIPVLELHRPESGAWEKLSTLIVRALENGAEAAVLGCAGMADFSAELQARLGVPVIDGVDAAVRMAEMLARSGLSPSKRGGWAYPSRANLLG; encoded by the coding sequence ATGAAAATCTCCATCGTCAATCCCAACACCTCCGTCGCGATGACCGGCGAGATAGGCGCGGCGGCCACGCGGTCCGCATCGCCCGACACGGAATTGCTGGTGCGCCGGTCACTGCATGGTCCAGAGGCGATCGAAGGGCCGTTCGACGGAGCCCTCTGCGTGCCCGGCCTCTTGAAAGCGATCCGGCAAGCCGAAGAGGATGGTGCGATGGCACATGTCATCGCCTGCTTCGATGATACCGGCCTTGATGCCGCGCGCGCCTTGTCGCGCCGTCCGGTGGTTGGCGTCGGCGAAGCGGCGCTGCACATGGCGAGCCTCGTTGCGCAGGAATTCTGTGTCGTAACGACGCTTTCCCGCTCCGTCCCGACGCTCAGGATGAACATCCTGCGTTGTGGCTTCGAGCGTCGCTGCCCTCAGGTATTGGCGAGCGATATCCCGGTGCTGGAGCTGCACCGTCCTGAAAGCGGTGCTTGGGAGAAACTTTCGACGCTTATTGTGCGGGCGTTGGAAAACGGCGCAGAAGCCGCGGTTCTGGGCTGTGCCGGCATGGCGGATTTCTCCGCAGAACTGCAGGCTCGGCTCGGCGTTCCGGTAATCGACGGCGTGGATGCCGCCGTCCGAATGGCGGAAATGCTGGCCAGATCCGGCCTTTCGCCGTCAAAGCGCGGCGGCTGGGCCTATCCCTCACGGGCAAATCTCTTGGGCTAA
- a CDS encoding ABC transporter substrate-binding protein, whose product MISFHISATGHSLNYLPEYVAVWQGYFEEEGLKVTADVPRPWDLVLTALREGTAQAALGGIWVPSMYLGRSTRFTPFAQVAARAPLAIVGREDPVAFRWDTLPGKVVLMKGSNGASVGLFFKLCLREQGVDPQAARYIQDLDGAMLSELFSGGMGDYLVIDYPNALRMEADGRGQVVQALPVTGGNVPWSVYYAEGESDPDRRKVQSRFAAALNRAMQWVRGRDPEDYADFLAATFPGLPIEISIAAVRTYVAHGMWTTPRIDPEAYTRWQRGIADGHLVTAPIPYDRLIDPVPTSGWQ is encoded by the coding sequence ATGATCAGCTTTCACATCTCCGCGACGGGCCACAGCCTGAACTACCTGCCGGAATATGTGGCCGTGTGGCAGGGCTATTTTGAAGAGGAGGGTCTCAAGGTAACGGCCGATGTGCCCAGGCCTTGGGACCTGGTGCTCACCGCGCTGCGGGAAGGGACAGCGCAGGCCGCCCTGGGTGGTATCTGGGTGCCGTCCATGTATCTCGGCCGAAGCACGCGCTTCACCCCCTTTGCGCAAGTCGCCGCGCGCGCCCCGCTGGCAATCGTCGGGCGCGAGGACCCAGTGGCTTTCCGCTGGGACACATTGCCCGGCAAGGTAGTTCTGATGAAGGGCAGCAACGGCGCCAGCGTCGGCCTGTTCTTCAAGCTCTGCCTGCGCGAGCAGGGTGTGGATCCCCAGGCTGCCCGTTACATCCAAGACCTCGACGGCGCCATGCTATCGGAACTCTTTTCGGGCGGCATGGGTGACTATCTCGTCATCGACTATCCGAACGCCCTGCGCATGGAAGCCGATGGCAGGGGGCAGGTCGTCCAGGCACTTCCCGTCACCGGTGGCAATGTGCCGTGGAGCGTCTACTATGCCGAAGGCGAAAGCGATCCGGACCGTCGGAAGGTTCAGTCACGCTTCGCGGCCGCGCTGAATCGCGCGATGCAATGGGTCCGGGGAAGGGACCCCGAAGACTATGCGGATTTCCTTGCCGCCACCTTTCCCGGCCTTCCGATTGAAATATCGATCGCCGCCGTGCGCACCTATGTCGCCCACGGCATGTGGACGACGCCCCGTATCGATCCGGAAGCCTATACGCGCTGGCAGCGAGGCATCGCCGACGGGCACCTCGTGACCGCTCCCATTCCCTATGACCGGCTGATCGATCCCGTTCCGACCAGCGGCTGGCAATAG
- a CDS encoding ABC transporter ATP-binding protein, with protein MPDIELKSVSKRFGDTTVIPRFDASIADGEFLVLLGPSGCGKSTLLRMIAGLTEISSGAVTFDGQEVNDWSPSRRGVAFVFQSYALYPHMTVRENIAFPLLMDAFRKWHHIPIVSSIVRWKLMRRPDIASRVNEIAEQLELTPLMDRRPASLSGGQRQRVALGRSLVRNPSLYLLDEPLSNLDAKLRTQMRSEISTLHQRVRKTFIYVTHDQVEAMTMATKIIVMNRGEIQQIGTPDEIYERPENTFVARFVGAPPMNLLNVRHSGSQLTLEEGASWQHPGPVPAKERLILGLRPERLKLQPEGQPGIPAEVVVVERLGAEVVLGCGIVSQHGRTAGDLVRQDLVFVRMAGNPRVASGARVSLGYDADAAIWYSAETEQALPEPRPAALAAGA; from the coding sequence ATGCCCGATATCGAACTCAAGAGCGTGAGCAAGCGTTTCGGCGACACCACGGTCATCCCGCGCTTCGACGCCTCCATCGCCGACGGCGAGTTCCTCGTCCTGCTCGGTCCGTCCGGCTGCGGCAAGTCGACCTTGCTGCGCATGATCGCCGGCCTGACGGAGATCAGCAGCGGCGCGGTGACTTTCGACGGACAGGAAGTCAACGACTGGTCGCCCAGCCGGCGCGGCGTCGCCTTCGTGTTCCAGTCCTATGCGCTTTACCCGCACATGACGGTGCGCGAGAATATCGCCTTCCCTCTGCTGATGGATGCATTCCGCAAATGGCATCATATACCGATCGTGAGCAGCATCGTCCGCTGGAAGCTGATGCGTCGCCCCGACATCGCCTCGCGCGTGAATGAGATCGCCGAGCAGCTGGAGCTCACGCCCCTGATGGATCGGCGCCCCGCCAGCCTTTCGGGCGGCCAGCGGCAGCGCGTGGCGCTTGGGCGCTCGCTGGTCCGCAATCCCTCGCTCTACCTGTTGGACGAGCCGCTCTCCAATCTCGATGCCAAGCTGCGGACGCAGATGCGCTCGGAAATCTCCACGTTGCATCAGCGCGTCCGCAAGACCTTCATCTATGTGACGCATGATCAGGTCGAGGCCATGACGATGGCCACCAAGATCATCGTCATGAACAGGGGCGAGATCCAGCAGATCGGAACACCCGACGAGATCTATGAGCGGCCCGAAAACACCTTCGTGGCCCGCTTCGTCGGCGCGCCGCCGATGAACCTGCTTAACGTCCGGCACTCCGGCTCGCAGCTGACGCTCGAAGAGGGTGCCAGCTGGCAGCATCCCGGTCCGGTTCCGGCTAAGGAGAGGTTGATCCTCGGCCTGCGCCCGGAACGGCTGAAGCTGCAGCCGGAGGGGCAGCCGGGCATCCCGGCGGAAGTTGTCGTCGTCGAAAGGCTTGGCGCCGAGGTTGTGCTTGGCTGTGGCATCGTATCGCAGCACGGGCGGACCGCTGGCGACCTCGTGCGCCAGGACCTTGTTTTCGTCCGCATGGCCGGCAATCCGCGCGTCGCGTCGGGCGCCAGGGTCTCGCTCGGATATGATGCGGATGCGGCGATCTGGTATTCGGCCGAGACCGAGCAAGCCTTGCCGGAGCCCCGGCCCGCCGCGCTCGCCGCCGGAGCTTGA
- a CDS encoding carbohydrate ABC transporter permease codes for MTPFPKVVTHLLRLLLILALVVFGGFPIYWMATTALSLNSELYNTGQVPWPQIGNLPGMIAGLGKLPLLRWLVNTGIVAVGTTTLSLMLGALAGYALSRFRFHGKGILGFLMFMTQVVPEALILVPLYAMFITFGLLNSLFGLVLANVGFSLPVAAFIIKGAIDAVPYEIEESAVIDNCPRISVLTMIVLPIIAPSLAAAAVISFFAGWNEYLFAATFLMDRELWPASVGLASFIGQYETPLSAVMGAALIFSLPAVAFFLLIQRKIVAGITAGAVKG; via the coding sequence ATGACACCGTTCCCGAAAGTTGTGACGCATCTCCTGCGTCTTCTGCTGATACTGGCGCTGGTGGTGTTTGGCGGCTTTCCGATCTACTGGATGGCCACAACAGCGTTGTCGCTCAACTCGGAACTCTACAATACCGGACAGGTACCGTGGCCGCAGATTGGCAACCTGCCGGGGATGATCGCTGGCCTCGGCAAACTGCCGCTGCTGCGCTGGCTGGTGAACACCGGCATTGTCGCGGTCGGCACCACGACCCTCAGCCTGATGCTTGGTGCGCTGGCCGGCTATGCACTGAGCCGCTTCCGCTTTCATGGCAAGGGCATATTGGGCTTCCTGATGTTCATGACACAGGTCGTGCCCGAGGCGCTCATCCTGGTGCCGCTCTATGCGATGTTCATTACGTTCGGACTGCTCAACAGCCTGTTCGGACTGGTGCTTGCAAATGTTGGCTTCTCGCTGCCCGTGGCCGCCTTCATCATCAAGGGCGCGATTGACGCGGTGCCCTACGAGATAGAAGAATCCGCCGTCATCGACAATTGCCCGCGCATCAGCGTACTGACCATGATCGTGCTTCCGATCATCGCTCCGTCGCTGGCCGCGGCTGCCGTCATCTCCTTCTTCGCCGGCTGGAACGAGTACCTTTTCGCGGCGACATTCCTGATGGACCGGGAATTGTGGCCCGCGAGCGTCGGTCTCGCCTCCTTCATCGGTCAGTACGAGACCCCGCTTTCCGCTGTCATGGGCGCGGCGCTGATCTTCAGCCTGCCGGCGGTGGCCTTCTTCCTGCTGATCCAACGCAAGATCGTCGCCGGCATCACGGCCGGCGCAGTCAAGGGATAA
- a CDS encoding sugar ABC transporter permease produces MFDQALLQRFPTVAATGKKARSSKLARLLPYAFVIPPAAYLLVFMFWPLARQVYLSLTRTRLANPNRSTFIGTGNYERLFGNPEFYTVLKITLTYSIMAVVLGVAVGLVAALALNRPFRGRTLVRSILLFGWAVPSVAAALVWLWIFNERSGVLNTIVTSLGLERVSWLTSTEMALPSILLVTVWQVAPFVMLVMLAALQSVPEEVKEAAVVDGADKLSVFRAVTLPHILPTLQLVSLLVMVWSIRRFDIIYLLTGGGPVGSTSTLIVKLRQVAFENHDLGMSSAYGVVGLMLALMVAAIHALFNVRRQRQNSR; encoded by the coding sequence ATGTTCGATCAAGCGCTGCTGCAACGGTTTCCAACCGTTGCAGCGACAGGCAAGAAGGCCAGATCCAGCAAGCTCGCGCGTCTGCTGCCATATGCCTTCGTCATACCGCCCGCCGCCTACCTGCTGGTGTTCATGTTCTGGCCGCTCGCCCGGCAGGTTTATCTCAGCCTGACACGGACGCGGCTGGCGAACCCCAATCGCAGCACATTCATCGGCACCGGCAACTATGAGCGGCTCTTCGGCAATCCAGAATTTTACACCGTTCTGAAGATCACCCTGACCTATTCCATCATGGCGGTGGTGCTCGGCGTTGCGGTGGGGCTCGTCGCGGCGCTCGCCCTCAACCGGCCGTTCCGCGGCCGTACCTTGGTGCGTAGCATACTCCTGTTCGGCTGGGCAGTGCCGAGCGTGGCGGCCGCGCTCGTCTGGCTCTGGATCTTCAACGAACGCTCCGGCGTCCTCAATACGATTGTGACGAGCCTCGGCCTGGAGCGCGTCTCCTGGCTCACCAGCACCGAGATGGCGCTGCCCTCCATCTTGTTGGTAACGGTTTGGCAGGTAGCTCCCTTCGTCATGCTGGTGATGCTGGCCGCGCTGCAGTCCGTTCCCGAAGAGGTCAAGGAAGCCGCCGTTGTCGATGGTGCGGACAAGCTCAGTGTTTTTCGCGCCGTCACCCTGCCGCACATCCTGCCAACACTACAGCTTGTTTCGCTGCTCGTGATGGTCTGGTCGATCCGCCGGTTCGATATCATCTACTTGCTCACCGGCGGCGGCCCTGTCGGCAGCACGAGCACGCTCATCGTCAAACTGCGGCAGGTGGCGTTCGAGAACCACGATCTCGGCATGTCCAGCGCCTACGGCGTCGTTGGCCTGATGCTTGCTCTCATGGTCGCCGCGATCCACGCCCTGTTCAACGTCCGTCGTCAGAGGCAAAACTCAAGATGA